CCTGTATCGGTATTGGTGGCGACCCGATTCCGGGCACAAGCTTCATTGATGCGCTGACCTTGTTCCAGGCTGACCCACAAACCGAAGTCATTTTGATGTGCGGCGAAATCGGCGGTTCAGCGGAAGAAGAAGCGGCGGAATTCATTAAAGCCAACGTAACCAAGCCAGTGGTTTCCTACATTGCAGGCGTGACTGCACCCAAGGGTAAGCGCATGGGTCATGCTGGTGCGATTATTGCAGGCGGGAAAGGTACGGCTCAGGAAAAGTATGCTGCACTGCAACAAGCGGGCGTGTATACTGTTCAGTCTCCGGCTGAACTAGGAAAGGGCGTTGCTGCTGCATTCGCAGCCCTGCAAAGATAAGTATTCGTTAATTTTTTGGAGTGCCTGCATGACCAAACAAACTGTCACCATCATTGATAACGCTACCGGCAAACAGGTTGAGCTGGACGTGCTTCAGCCTAGCATCGGGGTCAAAACCATTGACATCCGCAAACTGTACAAGGAGCTGGGGTATTTCACCTATGACCCCGGTTTTATGTCAACGGCGAGTTGTTCCAGTGAAATCACCTATTTGGATGGGGATGCAGGCACGCTGCTCTACCGTGGTTATCCGATTGAGCAGTTGGCAGAACACAGCAGCTTTTTGGAAGTCTGCTATTTGCTGCTGAATAAAACTTTACCCACCAAGCAAGCGTTGGCGGATTTTGAGTACATGATCTCGCGCCACACCATGTTGCATGATCAAGTGCAGTATTTCTTCCGGGGTTTCCGCCGTGATGCGCATCCGATGGCAACCGTGGTGGGGGTCGTGGGGGCGTTGTCGGCGTTTTACCACGATGACATGAACATCCATGACCCAGAACAACGTAAGCGTTCCGCGCACCGTTTGATTGCGAAAATGCCGACGATTGCGGCGTGGAGCTACCGTTATTCGGTTGGCTTGCCGTTTGTTTACCCGCGCAATGATTTGTCGTATGCGGCAGATTTTTTGCACCTAATGTTCTCCGTGCCGACCGAGCCTTACATCCCTGACCCGTTGCACGTGAAAGCGTTGGAAGTCATTATGATTTTGCACGCTGACCATGAGCAAAATGCATCCACGTCTACAGTGCGTTTGGCGGGCAGTTCGGAAGCGAATCCGTTTGCAGCGGTGGCG
The DNA window shown above is from Candidatus Thiothrix sulfatifontis and carries:
- a CDS encoding citrate synthase, which produces MTKQTVTIIDNATGKQVELDVLQPSIGVKTIDIRKLYKELGYFTYDPGFMSTASCSSEITYLDGDAGTLLYRGYPIEQLAEHSSFLEVCYLLLNKTLPTKQALADFEYMISRHTMLHDQVQYFFRGFRRDAHPMATVVGVVGALSAFYHDDMNIHDPEQRKRSAHRLIAKMPTIAAWSYRYSVGLPFVYPRNDLSYAADFLHLMFSVPTEPYIPDPLHVKALEVIMILHADHEQNASTSTVRLAGSSEANPFAAVAAGIASLWGPAHGGANEAVITMLRDMEKSGLPLSHWVERAKDKNDRFRLMGFGHRVYKNYDPRARIIRELANEILDRLPANDPNQRLFAIARELEHVALNDEYFKARNLYPNVDFYSGVIFLSMGIPVSMFTVMFALARTIGWISQWDEMMGDEESRIGRPRQLYMGAESRDYVPVDER